In the Salvia miltiorrhiza cultivar Shanhuang (shh) chromosome 8, IMPLAD_Smil_shh, whole genome shotgun sequence genome, aattattttcgtgaattattaataaattgtttaattctatttggttgaattacttatgttattattaaattttgtgttatttttcttaattaattatattttggctttttaattgatatatttttggTATTGAATAGATCGGTTATCggaggcccaaaacaataaaTCGCCCCGGGACGCAGATCAGTTCTTACTACAAGACCAGTTATTTGTCCCGGGTACCCGAGCGACTGAGGGAAATTGGGGGCGACGCACTGGAGAATACGTTCAGGCAGGGTTGCTTTGGACATTTGTTGGATTGGGAGCCGGGCAACAGGTGCAACATGGCATTGCACCATATTGTCTCTCGTCATCTGCTGGATAGTGACGATGTGATGTGGTTCTACATCAACGGCAAGAAGGTTTGCCTTGATCACGCCGCTTTCGCTCTTGTGACCGGATTGCCATTTGGGCCACATCATTTCGATCCATTAGCCTCCCACAATTTGAGAAACAATGTAGCCTACACACGAGTTTGTGGCGGGCAGCGCTTGTCAGTTCAGGAGCTCATGGAGAATGCGCGCCGTATGTTTAGCTCTCCTTCAGAGCAGCGTCTTATAAACTCTGAGGCTCCGGTGTTGGGGTGGCAGCCGCACGCCAACCGTATGTATTCAGTGTATGGCAGGGGTACCTCATCGAGTCAGGGAGATTGGATGGATGCCATTGCGGTACACAATTACACCTACATCATAAATAACTTTGACTGTTGATCAATAATGATTGTTGATCAATTATTTCTTCATGTACAGGTCATTGTTCCTGTATTTGTCCTTCAGCGTTTCGTTATCTGTAGCATTGATATGCTCACGGGTAAATGCCGCGTCTTTGATCCGAACTTGTATCGGATCCTGGCACAGCCACGCCACGACATGCTGCGCGCTCTTGCTCCTTTGGGCCGCCTTTTCTACCGGGTGCTTGAGGTGTCCCTTTGGTTCGAGCGGACACGCATTGTGGAGAACCCGAATCAGAATCTCCAATGGCGTCAGCTCCAGATCGAGTATGCCGATCCTGCCGAGCAGTTCGCACAGTCTGACCGATGGAGCTCTGGTGTTTTCGCGTGCATGACTGTAGAGCGTTTGATTGCAGACTCGTCGAGTCTGTCGTGGGGCAATGACCATGTTCAGGAGTATAGGCACAAGATAGGCAGTGCCATCTATGAGTTCTGCACGACCCCCAATACACTTTGATAGTGTATTTTCATCCTTATGACTATTTTGTTTACCAACATTTTTACATTACATTCTAGTAtcattttatctatatttaCCGCCATGATGACTTGTGATGCATATAACACTGTAAGATTAGATGAAAAAACTACTTAGCCGCCACAAAAGTGTAGCCGTGAGGATTTAGCCGTGTCAAGCTTCATTACCCACGGCTACAGCTTTAAAAACTAATTAGTGGCGGCTAATTAGTTTTTCAAACTTAAATGACATGTTTGATGCATAATCACATAATTTCAAACTCTGTAATGGTATATTCTAAATTTATTAGTACAAGTTGTTCGTTTTCCCAAATTCTCATTCATAATTCCAACTCATAATTGTAGTGACATGTAAATGGTGATCATTGTTAAGTAAGTCTGATTTATCGTTTGAATTTGTCAAATATTACaattgaatatatttatcaacgtcaaacaaaccaaaatagaacaattagccgccacaaaagtGTAGCCGTGTGGATTAGCCGTTCTAATGTAACTACCCACGGCTACGCATTTTGTAGGCACATTTTGTGGCGGCTTTTTAATCATTTTAGTTCCTAGTTCATTATAAATTGTTTAACTCAAACTTAATTTATCGAATTTCTTCAAATTACAACGTTAtgatttaatccatcaatccggtcaacttatgatatttttatcaaaattatatagtaattcatttctatttctaatgtaataataataattatagaatATAGCGAGTCTATgagttatatataaaaattataaattattatttaatatttagaaGAAAAGAacaatgaaattgaaataatatcataataattagAATAATATAATAAACTATAGGACAACATATCATAATAATTAGGGAACTCTAAATGAACttaaataaaacagaaaaataaattaggGAACTCTAAATGAACTTAATGTCATAAATACGACTACGCATCGGTGGCCGTACCCTTGCACGATCGACGTGTGTGACCAGACCCGCCACAGAGACCACACGTTTTGGGTGCTCGTTTCTTGCTACTAGTTGATGCCTCCGCTGTTGATGTGTTTTGAGTCGGCCTTTCACCTGCGGATCGAACTCGAGTTTCCTTTGGACGACCAGCTTGTCGCCGAGAGAGATTTGGTAAAACAAGCTGAGATGCAATTCGGAAAGGAATATTCCAATTCTCTATGGGAGGCAAGTGGTTAACGTCACCAGAGTATGTGTCAACTAGTGAACTGTTCTAGTAGTAAGAGTGCACGTAATCCTCCACTGACTCGTTCGCCTCACTGCAAAACAAACGATTATACTTTTTGTTATTTAATAATGGTCATGAATAGAAATGACATACGTAATGGCTGCAatcgcatgagaacacggcATCTGGTCCTCGTTGAATTCATTGCATTCACAGCTCTGCTTTTGAAGGTCAACCATATAATGGCGACCACTAGCACGAACCCTGTATTTTCTCTCGGTGGTCCTCTTGGCTGTGTAACGACGACTTTTTACAAGTTCTGCACTGAGCTTCTGTTTTGCCTCCGGAGTCAGATTTTCATCGCTCTCTTGTGCGGCCGCAAGCCTGTCGTTGAACCACTGCTCGACAACTAATCTGACTGCCTCCAACATCGAGCAGATTGGAAGACGCCTGGCCCACAGCAAACGTGCATTAAAACTCTCGGCGGCATTGGATGTAAGGAAACTGTAACGGGACACAGGACAttgtgatcgtgcccacttctcCGGGCCTACGCGCAACAACTTCTCGTACGCCTTTGGCTTCAGAGCAGCCATGGCTGACATTGCACGCGTGTAATCTGATTGCTCGTAGGCGTATGCAGCCTGGCGGAAAAGCTCAGCAACACCGGGCCCGTAACCCTTCATCTTGTTCAACAAGTGGTAGTAGCAAATaccgtgagtagcatttggAAACTTgctcttcacagcattagcgatggagacatgcgcatcagATACAATAAGTAAGTTATCGGGCTCGCCGCAAGCACCTCTCAGATGTGACATAAACCACTTCCAcgactcatcattctcgatcggacCGACACCGATCGCCAAGGGAAAAAACTGCCTCGTTTCCGTCTTTTGTCACGGCGACAAACAAAATGCCACTATTTTTGCCCTTCAGGTGTGTGCCGTCAACCACAATCACTGGTCGAAGGTGAAAGTAGAAAGGTGAGATGGAAGCCGCCAGAGCAACAAACAAATGTTTGAACCGGCAGTCTATATCTGCTTCCAAATCATATAAGGTGCCAGGATTCGCTTCCTTCAGGGCATACAGATATCTTGGGAGCAGGAGGAACGAATCATCAACTCGACCGTATATCATATCCATCCcgagatttcttgcacgcagcgcgacatcatatttgattttgatgccgAAATCGCGTACTAACTCAGCCATGATGGATTTCGGCTTAATGACATCTCCATCATCGCGTATTCTGTTTGCCATAAACGCTGCCACCACCTTCGAGTGGGCCTTGATTTTTTTAGCTGTGCGCAAGTCCCCTTCGCATGAATGCTCTTTCAACTTATGCACTCTCCACATCCCTCGGCCGTGAACAGACGCACGAAGATCGAAATTGCAGTTGTCAGAGTGCTTGCACGAGAAATAGACTCGTCCCGGATCTGAGCGGACAACTTTTGTCTCAGTGCCTCGCTTCATGTTCCACAAACCAACAGCAATGATCAGGTCGTCTTTGCTGTTGTAAAAAGAATTCTTCTGCAGATCATCAACTCTAGAAGggtcactctcgcgagcaaccAGCGAAGCCGaggcgtccactggaatcaagggaactaaccaattagttagatcACCGGTCTCGGCTGTCGGATCTCCGTCACGTGTtgtactttgtcggatccaacctgctcgctcggtcTCCGTGAAATCGATTAGATCgtcgtctaataaatcctcagaggcatCAGAAGCAGTGCCCACCTCGAGCGCAGGGTCAAATTCTTCGTCATCAGAATCATCATCGTCTCCTGATGCAACCGAGCCTTCAGCTTCGTGCTCAGGTTCATCATCTGTCCGCACATCGTTCAATCTCCCACATACTTCATTAAGCCTTTCGGTTTGATTCCATGCAGATTCGTCTAGCGGTTGTCCATCCCATGTAAAATATTGTCGTGGAGGCGAGCTCTGGACACCATGAAACGACGTATGATGATAATACGGCGTCTCATACTGACTGCATTGTGCTTCATCTACGTGTCCCGAAGGTTCAGCAAAATTAAAAGTAGGGATGTAGGCTTCTTCTACAGTCGGACCGTTGTagtgctcaacgtacaccatgggatagTCGGCAGTTGCCAACAAGGCTTCCACGTCATCGTCTGTGGCCAAGCCACATTTCATCTCCCTACCAAAtagattggtcgccaaataatacaattggtaGCTCGAGCTCAACGAATGCGTCCTCATAATATTGTTGACGCTGCACATCAGGCTCTCAATAGTTTCGTTGACGAGGGGAAGGACCTCTGTAGCCCCACCAACATAGTGTATACCATCGACGAGTCCGTTGTATCTCAGATATATGTATCtaacgaattccatctataaaaacacataaaatgtagtattaaaatatgcataaacactttaaaaattctcataaatataacataaaacatTCAAACTATTAATTACACAAACAATATATGAGAAAATCACCTCTTCAAGTAGAATTTGAACATCAATTGCACCAACTATCGCACAAACCACTTCTCAAATCTTTGAGggtttcaatttctcaattttttaactGAATGCTCTTTCTACGAGTATTTGGATTTATGTTTTCTCATTCACAAGTGTAGCCATTATAGACTAATATTAGATTCCTTTgtacaaattcacgtgaaatgtatTGTTCATTCATTCAGTAcacttcaatctattattcaatgtgcaatcaaatgcatgcagaaagtgagcattaaagcctcattacaatccaaatttgtgcagtcaccttatctcttatttcatgtggacatgtacttttttgactaaaacattaacaaataaatagaaatacacAAAAAGGGATACATATGTTACTttcaaacattcataacaaggtaaaaaattttacaaccataTGTATTACTTCAAAATGATTTTTtgctccaaaaaaaaatattagccgccacaaaatcGTAGCCGGATTCACTACCCGTGTGTGAAAAATTTCACACGGCTAGTACGACCGGATTTGCATTTCTGGCGGCTAATTGTTTTTTTAGagctcaaatatttttttggttaCATTTCATGAGTTTCAAGTGTTttattcaaaaatagcctattattttatgtgtttactgtattattttgtgttcaatcaaatcatgcataaagtgagtattattaccccactataatccaattttttgcagattcagtatctctcatatttgacatcaatgtatacttcttgtaatataaaaaaataaaattaaaaatttaaataaaaactctaaattaaggtattcgtgttataatataatattactaagagggctcaaaaattcactatcatgtatattatgcaacaaaaaaatattatgaaacaaatggattaattagccgccggaagttcatagccgctgaccagtagccgtgtatattttggaccgccggctactgttcacggctatgaatttccggcggctaattgtttttttagagctaaaatatttttgtgtttaCATTTCAGGAGTTTCAagtgttttcttcaaaaatagcctattattttatgtgtttactgtattattttgtgttcaatcaaatcatgcataaagtgagtatttttaccccactataatccaattttttgcagattcagtatctctcatatttgacatcaatgtatacttcttgtaatataaaaaaaataaaattaaaaatttaaataaaaactctaaattaaggtattcgtgttataatataatattactaagagggctcaaaaattcactattatgta is a window encoding:
- the LOC130998004 gene encoding uncharacterized protein LOC130998004: MSHLRGACGEPDNLLIVSDAHVSIANAVKSKFPNATHGICYYHLLNKMKGYGPGVAELFRQAAYAYEQSDYTRAMSAMAALKPKAYEKLLRVGPEKWARSQCPVSRYSFLTSNAAESFNARLLWARRLPICSMLEAVRLVVEQWFNDRLAAAQESDENLTPEAKQKLSAELVKSRRYTAKRTTERKYRVRASGRHYMVDLQKQSCECNEFNEDQMPCSHAIAAITYVISIHDHY